In the Limanda limanda chromosome 1, fLimLim1.1, whole genome shotgun sequence genome, one interval contains:
- the LOC132999054 gene encoding putative nuclease HARBI1 encodes MACPFIEEPVDVEAQILRRHLHRERIIRPRLDVLSFPDEYLFERFRFSASSIIYINDILSPHIAHMTHRGHALSSEQILCIALRFFANGSFLYNVGDAEHVSKATVCRAVRNVTLALKRLLCTFVVFPSHRPTRLLKEEFHRIAGFPGVIGCIDGTHIPIIAPSINEGDYVNRKSVHSINVQIICDGAHMINNVEAKWPGSVHDSRMFRESTLSARFAGVEFDGYLLGDRGYPCQRYLLTPYPDPEPGPQRHYNLAHCRTRARVEMTIGILKARFQCLRRLRVTPERACDIIVACVVLHNNATIRGEQCPTLSPCDPGINHTPPADTRDGRAVRDMICVNHF; translated from the exons ATGGCGTGTCCTTTTATTGAAGAGCCAGTTGATGTCGAGGCGCAGATACTCCGCAGACATCTCCACCGGGAGAGGATTATTAGACCCCGATTGGATGTTTTATCATTCCCTGATGAGTATCTGTTTGAGCGTTTCCGTTTCTCTGCATCatctataatttatataaacgATATTCTCAGCCCTCACATCGCTCACATGACGCATCGTGGACATGCTCTCAGTTCCGAGCAAATTCTTTGTATTGCACTTCGTTTTTTTGCCAACGGCAGTTTTTTGTATAACGTCGGTGATGCAGAGCATGTGTCCAAGGCAACTGTCTGTCGGGCTGTCCGAAATGTGACACTTGCACTGAAACGGCTACTATGCACGTTTGTAGTGTTCCCAAGTCACAGACCCACCAGACTTCTCAAAGAAGAGTTCCACAGAATTGCAG gGTTTCCAGGTGTGATTGGCTGCATAGATGGCACTCACATTCCTATCATTGCTCCTTCAATAAATGAAGGAGATTATGTGAATAGGAAATCTGTCCACAGCATTAATGTGCAG ATCATATGTGATGGAGCCCACATGATTAACAATGTGGAAGCGAAGTGGCCTGGGTCTGTGCATGACTCACGAATGTTTCGTGAGTCGACACTGAGTGCCAGATTTGCCGGTG TAGAGTTCGATGGTTACCTACTCGGAGACAGAGGGTACCCCTGCCAGCGCTATCTGCTGACCCCTTACCCTGACCCTGAGCCTGGCCCACAGCGACACTACAACTTGGCTCACTGCAGGACACGAGCCAGAGTGGAGATGACCATCGGGATACTCAAGGCCCGGTTCCAGTGCCTTCGTAGGCTCAGGGTCACCCCAGAGAGAGCTTGTGACATTATAGTGGCATGTGTGGTTCTCCACAACAATGCCACTATTAGAGGAGAACAATGTCCTACTCTTTCCCCCTGTGATCCAGGTATTAATCATACCCCCCCTGCTGATACACGAGATGGAAGAGCTGTTAGAGACATGATATGTGTCAATCATTTCTAA